A window from Hemicordylus capensis ecotype Gifberg chromosome 2, rHemCap1.1.pri, whole genome shotgun sequence encodes these proteins:
- the PTTG1 gene encoding securin isoform X2 — translation MATHIFVDKENGEIGPAVKGRLRLLSAPSKVFVERPCPKTPLVGRTANVNSATSTSVRKALGNVNRTLPAKNLIPKGKRSFSTKKVIENTNKAEGCSMVTEDYPEKENFFPYNPLEFENFEVPEEHRLSHLSLMGVPLMTFENASDRFASTIPAPVKPPSLSWGYDALQSTKDYLAALDEITIDLPPPL, via the exons ATGGCTACACACATCTTTGTAGACAAAGAAAATGGAGAAATTGGTCCTGCTGTTAAGGGTCGCCTGAGACTGCTGTCTGCACCTT CAAAGGTTTTTGTGGAAAGGCCGTGCCCTAAGACTCCACTTGTTGGAAGGACAGCTAATGTGAATTCAGCAACATCCACATCGGTCAGGAAGGCTCTAGGAAATGTGAATAGGACTCTGCCAGCCAAGAATCTAATTCCAAAAGGAAAGAGATCCTTCTCTACAAAAAAG GTTATTGAAAATACAAACAAAGCTGAAGGCTGCAGCATGGTCACTGAAGATTATCCAGAAAAGGAGAACTTCTTTCCTTATAATCCTCTAG AGTTTGAGAATTTTGAAGTTCCTGAGGAGCACAGATTGAGCCATTTGTCACTGATGGGTGTTCCTCTTATGACATTTGAAAATGCATCTGATAGGTTTGCAAGCACAATCCCTGCACCTGTAAAACCACCTTCACTTTCATGGGGTTACG atgCTCTGCAGTCAACTAAAGACTACCTGGCTGCCTTGGATGAAATAACAATTGATCTTCCCCCTCCTTTGTAA
- the PTTG1 gene encoding securin isoform X1: MRWDREASPPAPSDRPLCTFTLSNFSCTRFGFSLLYKKNERRTVIGPLQVMATHIFVDKENGEIGPAVKGRLRLLSAPSKVFVERPCPKTPLVGRTANVNSATSTSVRKALGNVNRTLPAKNLIPKGKRSFSTKKVIENTNKAEGCSMVTEDYPEKENFFPYNPLEFENFEVPEEHRLSHLSLMGVPLMTFENASDRFASTIPAPVKPPSLSWGYDALQSTKDYLAALDEITIDLPPPL, encoded by the exons ATGCGCTGGGACAGAGAGGCTTCTCCTCCCGCCCCTTCTGACCGGCCTTTGTGTACCTTTACCCTCAGCA ATTTCAGCTGTACTCGCTTTGGATTTTCTCTCTTATATAAGAAGAACGAAAGGAGAACAGTAAT TGGTCCTTTGCAAGTAATGGCTACACACATCTTTGTAGACAAAGAAAATGGAGAAATTGGTCCTGCTGTTAAGGGTCGCCTGAGACTGCTGTCTGCACCTT CAAAGGTTTTTGTGGAAAGGCCGTGCCCTAAGACTCCACTTGTTGGAAGGACAGCTAATGTGAATTCAGCAACATCCACATCGGTCAGGAAGGCTCTAGGAAATGTGAATAGGACTCTGCCAGCCAAGAATCTAATTCCAAAAGGAAAGAGATCCTTCTCTACAAAAAAG GTTATTGAAAATACAAACAAAGCTGAAGGCTGCAGCATGGTCACTGAAGATTATCCAGAAAAGGAGAACTTCTTTCCTTATAATCCTCTAG AGTTTGAGAATTTTGAAGTTCCTGAGGAGCACAGATTGAGCCATTTGTCACTGATGGGTGTTCCTCTTATGACATTTGAAAATGCATCTGATAGGTTTGCAAGCACAATCCCTGCACCTGTAAAACCACCTTCACTTTCATGGGGTTACG atgCTCTGCAGTCAACTAAAGACTACCTGGCTGCCTTGGATGAAATAACAATTGATCTTCCCCCTCCTTTGTAA